From a region of the Tistrella mobilis genome:
- a CDS encoding transposase family protein yields MPSLITILRQVPDPRTGNARRHELLDLLVIALTASICGCESCVDFADFAE; encoded by the coding sequence ATGCCATCTCTGATCACCATCCTGCGCCAGGTGCCCGACCCGCGCACGGGTAACGCGAGACGCCATGAGCTTCTGGACCTCCTGGTGATCGCGTTGACGGCTTCGATCTGCGGCTGCGAGAGCTGCGTCGATTTTGCCGACTTCGCAGAGG
- a CDS encoding LysR family transcriptional regulator, which produces MDHNGFDLNLITAFQALMAERNVTRAARRIGLTQPAMSAALARLRRATGDELFVRSPRGLAPTPRALDLTHAFRQVLETIDAALDIAPGFDPGAATARVTLALSEHPAHRLLPGLGRRLATAAPGIDLRVLGFQGRDEAIRLLDDAVADLAVGVPPGPEARILSRPLFVEPFVCIARKGGPAEAALADLTAFLEARHLLVSPEGDGFGLVDQALQARGLRRRIGLMLPQMYAVPAIVSETDLVATVMAGVVADGRPDLVAAPPPLPLPSVPFHLLWHRRADDHPACRWLRQQVVEVAAGITPE; this is translated from the coding sequence ATGGATCATAATGGCTTCGATCTCAACCTGATCACCGCCTTCCAGGCCCTGATGGCAGAGCGCAACGTCACCCGCGCTGCCCGGCGCATCGGGCTGACCCAGCCGGCGATGAGCGCGGCGCTCGCCCGGCTGCGCCGTGCCACCGGCGACGAATTGTTCGTCCGCAGCCCCAGGGGTCTGGCGCCGACCCCGCGGGCGCTGGATCTGACCCACGCCTTTCGCCAGGTCCTGGAGACGATCGATGCGGCGCTCGACATCGCGCCCGGCTTCGACCCGGGCGCGGCCACGGCCAGGGTCACGCTTGCGCTGTCGGAGCATCCGGCCCACCGGCTGCTGCCGGGGCTGGGCCGGCGGCTGGCGACGGCGGCCCCCGGGATCGACCTGCGGGTGCTGGGCTTCCAGGGCCGGGATGAGGCGATCCGCCTGCTGGACGACGCGGTGGCCGATCTTGCCGTCGGCGTGCCCCCGGGCCCCGAGGCGCGGATCCTGTCCAGGCCGCTCTTCGTCGAGCCCTTCGTCTGCATCGCCCGCAAAGGCGGGCCGGCCGAAGCCGCCCTCGCCGATCTGACGGCCTTTCTGGAGGCCCGCCATCTGCTGGTCTCGCCCGAAGGCGACGGCTTCGGCCTGGTGGACCAGGCGCTTCAGGCCCGCGGGCTCCGCCGCCGGATCGGCCTGATGCTGCCGCAGATGTACGCCGTGCCCGCAATCGTCTCCGAGACCGATCTCGTCGCCACCGTCATGGCCGGCGTGGTCGCAGACGGCCGGCCGGATCTGGTCGCGGCACCACCACCCCTGCCTCTGCCGTCGGTTCCCTTCCATCTGCTCTGGCACCGGCGCGCCGACGACCATCCGGCCTGTCGCTGGCTGCGTCAGCAGGTCGTGGAGGTCGCCGCCGGGATCACCCCTGAATAG
- the acuR gene encoding acrylate utilization transcriptional regulator AcuR, producing MTDATISAAPATPARRRGRPPKAGLVDARDRLVRSGVAILTEKGFSAVGLDEILKSAGIPKGSFYHYFDGKEAFGAELIDAYAAYFARKLDRWFLDDSLTPMTRLGRFIADAEAGMARHGWRRGCLVGNLGQEMGTLPEGFRAQIAAVFQDWQARTAACLRAAQATGEIDAAHDCDRLAAFFWIGWEGAVLRTKLDRDPAPLRLFAAGFYALLGHAPPPVPATSSN from the coding sequence ATGACCGATGCCACCATCTCTGCCGCCCCCGCCACGCCTGCCCGCCGCCGGGGCCGCCCGCCCAAGGCCGGGCTGGTCGATGCGCGGGACCGGCTGGTGCGTTCGGGCGTCGCCATCCTGACCGAGAAGGGCTTCTCGGCCGTCGGGCTGGACGAGATCCTGAAATCGGCCGGCATTCCGAAGGGATCCTTCTACCATTACTTCGACGGCAAGGAGGCCTTCGGCGCCGAGCTGATCGACGCCTATGCGGCCTATTTCGCCCGCAAGCTCGACCGCTGGTTCCTGGACGACAGCCTGACGCCGATGACCCGGCTTGGCCGCTTCATCGCCGATGCCGAGGCGGGCATGGCCCGCCATGGCTGGCGACGCGGCTGCCTGGTGGGCAATCTGGGCCAGGAGATGGGCACCCTGCCCGAAGGCTTCCGCGCGCAGATCGCCGCGGTGTTCCAGGACTGGCAGGCCCGCACCGCCGCCTGCCTGCGGGCGGCACAGGCCACCGGCGAAATCGACGCGGCCCATGACTGCGATCGCCTGGCCGCCTTCTTCTGGATCGGCTGGGAAGGGGCGGTTCTGCGCACCAAGCTCGACCGCGACCCGGCGCCGCTCCGGCTGTTCGCTGCCGGCTTCTACGCCCTGCTCGGCCATGCGCCGCCGCCGGTGCCGGCCACGTCATCCAACTGA
- the acuI gene encoding acrylyl-CoA reductase (NADPH) codes for MFKAILIDKDDSGYHARQTDLDDDRLPAGDVTVKVGWSTLNYKDGLAITGKSPVVRSFPMVPGIDLAGVVESSEHADWKPGDRVVLNGWGVGEVHWGGLAGKARLKGDWLVPLASPFTLRQAAAIGTAGYTAMLCVLALERHGVTPDKGEVLVTGAAGGVGSVAVAVLAKLGYRVVALTGRPEEADYLTRLGAAEIMDRAPFAEPGKPLAKERWAGAVDVVGGQTLANICAQMKYRGTVAACGLAGGMSLPATVAPFILRGVTLAGVDSVMCPRPDRLEAWQRLGRDLDPALLDELTTEIGFDEVVPTAARILEGKVRGRVVVPVNPELG; via the coding sequence ATGTTCAAGGCGATCCTGATCGACAAGGACGACAGCGGCTACCATGCCCGGCAGACCGATCTCGACGACGACCGGCTGCCCGCCGGCGATGTCACGGTCAAGGTCGGCTGGTCGACGCTGAACTACAAGGACGGCCTCGCCATCACCGGCAAGAGCCCGGTGGTGCGCAGCTTCCCCATGGTGCCCGGCATCGACCTGGCCGGTGTGGTCGAAAGCTCGGAACATGCCGACTGGAAGCCCGGCGACCGGGTGGTGCTGAACGGCTGGGGCGTGGGCGAGGTGCATTGGGGCGGGCTTGCCGGCAAGGCCCGGCTGAAGGGCGACTGGCTGGTGCCGCTCGCCAGCCCCTTCACCCTGCGTCAGGCGGCCGCCATCGGCACGGCCGGCTACACGGCCATGCTCTGCGTGCTGGCGCTGGAGCGTCACGGCGTCACCCCCGACAAGGGCGAGGTGCTGGTCACCGGTGCGGCGGGCGGTGTCGGCTCTGTGGCCGTCGCCGTGCTGGCGAAGCTCGGCTACAGGGTCGTGGCCCTGACCGGCCGGCCCGAAGAGGCCGATTATCTGACGCGGCTCGGCGCCGCCGAAATCATGGACCGCGCGCCCTTTGCCGAGCCGGGCAAGCCGCTTGCGAAAGAACGCTGGGCCGGTGCGGTCGACGTGGTCGGCGGCCAGACCCTCGCCAATATCTGTGCCCAGATGAAGTATCGCGGCACGGTCGCCGCCTGCGGACTGGCCGGCGGCATGTCGCTGCCCGCGACCGTCGCCCCCTTCATCCTGCGCGGCGTGACACTTGCCGGCGTCGACAGTGTGATGTGCCCCAGGCCCGACCGGCTGGAAGCCTGGCAGCGCCTCGGCCGCGACCTCGACCCGGCGCTTCTCGACGAGCTGACCACCGAAATCGGCTTCGACGAGGTGGTTCCCACCGCCGCCCGCATTCTTGAAGGCAAGGTCCGCGGCCGCGTGGTCGTGCCTGTGAACCCCGAGCTCGGCTGA
- a CDS encoding peroxidase-related enzyme (This protein belongs to a clade of uncharacterized proteins related to peroxidases such as the alkylhydroperoxidase AhpD.), with amino-acid sequence MTDTAPAALPISRFPVPSLDEMPEDIRDRLLKVQEKSGFIPNVFVVLARRPDEFRAFFAYHDALMDKPGNLTKAEREMIVVATSNLNQCQYCVVAHGAILRIRAKNPLIADQVAINYRKADITERQRAMLDFAMKVSFEAYAVEEADFATLAAHGFTEEDAWDIAGIASFFGLSNRMANVTRMRPNDEFYTLGR; translated from the coding sequence ATGACCGACACCGCACCCGCCGCCCTGCCGATCAGCCGCTTCCCGGTGCCCTCGCTCGACGAGATGCCGGAAGACATCCGCGACCGCCTGCTCAAGGTGCAGGAGAAATCGGGCTTCATCCCCAATGTCTTCGTGGTACTGGCGCGCCGGCCGGATGAATTCCGCGCCTTCTTCGCCTATCACGACGCGCTGATGGACAAGCCCGGCAACCTGACCAAGGCCGAGCGCGAGATGATCGTGGTCGCCACCAGCAATCTCAATCAGTGCCAGTATTGCGTCGTCGCCCATGGCGCCATCCTGCGCATCCGGGCCAAGAACCCGCTGATCGCGGATCAGGTGGCGATCAACTATCGCAAGGCCGACATCACCGAACGTCAGCGCGCCATGCTCGATTTCGCGATGAAGGTGTCGTTCGAAGCCTATGCGGTGGAAGAAGCGGATTTCGCCACCCTCGCCGCCCATGGCTTCACCGAAGAAGATGCCTGGGACATCGCCGGCATCGCCTCGTTCTTCGGCCTGTCCAACCGCATGGCCAATGTCACCCGCATGCGGCCGAATGACGAGTTCTACACCCTCGGCCGTTGA
- a CDS encoding ACT domain-containing protein, with protein MKQIALIPLPGTYAVARLDPLAPIPGWADGPGFVSISRTADELSVVCLAERVPGDVRADRAWSCFKFQGPFAFDETGIAVAVLQPLAADGIGIFLVSTFDTDYLLVQAADRERVIAALGAAGHRIG; from the coding sequence ATGAAGCAGATTGCCCTTATTCCTCTGCCCGGAACCTACGCCGTCGCCCGGCTCGATCCCCTTGCCCCCATTCCGGGCTGGGCCGACGGGCCGGGTTTCGTCTCGATCTCGCGCACCGCCGACGAGCTGTCGGTGGTGTGCCTGGCCGAGCGGGTGCCCGGTGATGTCAGGGCAGACCGAGCCTGGTCCTGCTTCAAATTCCAGGGCCCCTTCGCCTTCGACGAGACCGGCATCGCCGTCGCGGTTCTGCAGCCGCTGGCGGCCGACGGGATCGGCATCTTCCTGGTCTCGACCTTCGACACCGATTATCTGCTGGTCCAGGCGGCCGACCGGGAGCGGGTGATTGCCGCACTCGGGGCCGCTGGCCACCGGATCGGGTGA
- a CDS encoding MFS transporter, which yields MTGTEATAPEDGATEDEGSPRGNLLSRAAVIATATMFGLTYSLSAALIALDLDRRDLDPAAIGANAAMHALGVLAMAFLLPRVVPRLGIRRMVILSLVLAAVVLVLFPATPVWVWFVLRLLLGASSETLFVLSETWTNALATERTRAQAMAIYTAALSVGFAAGPAILAAIGSEGATAYVVGAAIAAGAALFVAAPKVRAPAFEHPVKKSPLYFMRLAPVAIAAIMLNAALETSGLSFLALYAGNLGWSESGATGLMSVMMVGAILLQLPIGWIGDRMDRMMLVRILAVIAGLGALVWPLALGHQIVTWVLLFVWGGAFVGVYTIMLAVVGSRFKGGDLVGIYAAMGLMWGVGALLGPVLAGAAMDATRHGLAFFAAAACFAFVAASLIRPRVA from the coding sequence ATGACCGGAACCGAGGCGACCGCGCCCGAAGACGGCGCAACCGAAGATGAGGGCAGCCCGCGGGGTAATCTGCTGTCGCGGGCGGCGGTCATCGCCACCGCGACCATGTTCGGCCTGACCTATTCACTGAGCGCGGCGCTGATCGCGCTCGACCTCGACCGGCGGGATCTGGACCCGGCCGCGATCGGGGCGAATGCGGCGATGCATGCGCTGGGCGTGCTGGCCATGGCTTTCCTGCTGCCGCGGGTGGTGCCGCGCCTCGGCATCCGCCGCATGGTGATCCTGTCGCTGGTGCTGGCGGCGGTGGTGCTGGTGCTGTTCCCGGCGACGCCGGTCTGGGTGTGGTTCGTGCTTCGCCTGCTGCTCGGGGCCTCGTCCGAAACCCTGTTCGTGCTCTCGGAAACCTGGACCAATGCGCTCGCCACCGAACGCACCCGTGCGCAGGCCATGGCGATCTACACCGCGGCACTCTCGGTCGGCTTTGCGGCCGGCCCGGCCATCCTGGCGGCGATCGGCTCGGAAGGCGCGACCGCCTATGTCGTCGGTGCGGCGATCGCGGCCGGTGCGGCGCTGTTCGTCGCGGCCCCCAAAGTGAGGGCGCCGGCCTTCGAACACCCGGTGAAGAAAAGCCCGCTCTACTTCATGCGGCTTGCCCCGGTGGCGATCGCGGCGATCATGCTGAATGCGGCGCTCGAAACCTCGGGCCTGTCGTTCCTTGCCCTCTATGCCGGCAATCTGGGCTGGAGCGAGAGCGGCGCCACGGGGCTTATGTCGGTGATGATGGTGGGCGCCATCCTGCTGCAGCTGCCGATCGGCTGGATCGGCGACCGCATGGACCGGATGATGCTGGTCCGGATTCTGGCGGTCATCGCGGGGCTGGGCGCCCTGGTCTGGCCGCTGGCGCTGGGCCACCAGATCGTGACCTGGGTGCTGCTGTTCGTCTGGGGCGGTGCCTTCGTCGGCGTCTATACCATCATGCTCGCCGTGGTCGGCAGCCGCTTCAAGGGCGGCGACCTGGTCGGCATCTATGCGGCGATGGGGCTGATGTGGGGCGTGGGCGCGCTGCTTGGGCCGGTGCTTGCCGGGGCGGCCATGGATGCCACCCGCCACGGCCTCGCCTTCTTCGCGGCGGCCGCCTGCTTCGCCTTCGTGGCGGCAAGCCTGATCAGGCCGCGGGTGGCCTGA
- a CDS encoding HdeD family acid-resistance protein has product MLKLAFLLIGPDAFRARWYALAGAGAFLLAIAAALMAGLSPTLTIATYLALGLAFLGSGLLMAVVAVASSGPRRWLALARPMMAILAGLLILGTAFETGWLLSTAFAIAFILDGAFRILMTLLTRFTGWVTSIACGIAELILAVMMLAGWPFSGAWNVPFCIGLFIGLSGWLLIRLGLLLRGLEDEAAILLLPVFSGRGWYDHAPVLIGEAPPRGPDDPPMVVRIWMPAGPERTRAGRPVIDRYLGAQDDEGVFSGGHASLELAPDLYISHWPATDFDLNGRGLMTVFSSRADNDMAGSFQRSYEEEAADWRPADLRIEVHRFNPRRLKAFWAGYKQDATYNITNRNCSVVVAAGLDAALEGVLAGRHPWLRLLGLMIDPDLWVAAMIRTRASSMTWTPGLVLDYVRILVRIVERRDVSWGRRFRGFLGRVDGEITDRGAPAA; this is encoded by the coding sequence GCCGCGTTGATGGCGGGCCTGTCTCCCACGCTGACCATTGCCACCTATCTGGCGCTTGGCCTCGCATTTCTGGGCTCGGGCCTGCTGATGGCGGTGGTCGCCGTCGCCTCGTCGGGGCCGCGCCGCTGGCTGGCCCTGGCCCGGCCGATGATGGCGATTCTGGCCGGGCTGCTGATCCTGGGCACGGCCTTCGAAACCGGCTGGCTGCTGTCGACGGCTTTTGCGATCGCCTTCATCCTGGATGGGGCGTTCCGCATCCTGATGACCCTGCTCACCCGCTTTACCGGCTGGGTGACCTCGATCGCCTGCGGCATCGCCGAACTGATCCTGGCGGTGATGATGCTGGCGGGCTGGCCGTTTTCCGGAGCGTGGAACGTGCCGTTCTGCATCGGCCTGTTCATCGGCCTGTCGGGCTGGCTGCTGATCCGGCTGGGCCTGCTGCTGCGCGGGCTGGAAGACGAGGCCGCGATCCTGCTGCTCCCGGTCTTCTCGGGGCGCGGCTGGTATGATCATGCCCCGGTATTGATCGGCGAGGCGCCGCCGCGCGGCCCCGACGATCCGCCGATGGTGGTGCGGATCTGGATGCCGGCGGGGCCGGAGCGGACCCGGGCGGGCCGGCCGGTGATCGATCGCTATCTTGGGGCGCAGGACGACGAGGGGGTATTCTCGGGCGGTCATGCCTCTCTGGAGCTGGCACCCGATCTTTATATCAGCCACTGGCCTGCGACCGATTTCGACCTGAACGGCCGGGGCCTGATGACCGTGTTCAGTTCGCGTGCCGACAATGACATGGCCGGAAGTTTTCAGCGCAGTTACGAGGAGGAGGCCGCCGACTGGCGACCGGCCGATCTCAGGATCGAAGTCCACCGTTTCAACCCGCGGCGGCTGAAGGCCTTCTGGGCCGGCTATAAGCAGGATGCCACCTACAACATCACCAACCGCAACTGTTCGGTGGTGGTGGCGGCCGGGCTGGATGCGGCACTGGAAGGCGTGCTGGCCGGGCGTCACCCCTGGCTGCGCCTGCTGGGGCTGATGATCGACCCTGATCTCTGGGTGGCGGCGATGATCCGCACCCGGGCTTCTTCGATGACCTGGACGCCGGGGCTGGTGCTGGACTATGTCCGCATCCTGGTCCGGATCGTGGAGCGGCGGGATGTGTCCTGGGGGCGGCGGTTCCGCGGCTTCCTGGGGCGGGTCGATGGTGAGATCACCGACAGGGGAGCGCCGGCGGCATGA